The Dendropsophus ebraccatus isolate aDenEbr1 chromosome 3, aDenEbr1.pat, whole genome shotgun sequence genome includes a region encoding these proteins:
- the LOC138786500 gene encoding piggyBac transposable element-derived protein 4-like — MSQQSQQRYSAEEALAYMMSDTESSSEEEFELTSSYSSESSYEPPRRRARRSAVASASDPSASDPSASDPSTRDPSTRDPSTRDPSTSDPSWIPVSSYEPQIPAFTASPGIQIPTVGFQEINFFTLFFSEELVASMVEQTNLYAGQFIETHPNSYYARPQIWTPTNPCELKKFWGILLSMGLVKKPTIRSYWVSDILYATPMYATIMSRTRFEVLLKFLHFNNNSLCPPAGSADYDRLYKLRPVVSHLNQRFSQLFTPDKELSIDESLVHFKGRLHFKQYLPSKRARYGVKLYKLCDSGTGYTQKFRIYEGRDSIINPPECPPTLTLTGKIVWELLHPFLDKGYHLYLDNFYTSVALFNCLLSRGTVACGTIRRNQKQLPKTFVEHPVRKGESRAVCSNNLLLIKYKDKRDVFVLSSIHPDRSSPVAVRGSTVPAIKPVAIQDYNKYMGGVDLSDQVLQPYNALRKSRAWYKKIVLHLIQTALYNSFVLYKKAGHGGRYLEFQEAVIKSLLFVQHDGAGSSSGPPTAVCRIVPGQHFPAEIPPTERKLRPQKRCRVCFKRGIRKDTFYCCETCPGNPGLCIKDCFKIYHTSVDFS, encoded by the coding sequence ATGTCACAACAGTCACAACAGCGTTACAGTGCTGAGGAGGCACTTGCTTACATGATGTCAGACACAGAGTCATCTAGTGAGGAGGAATTTGAGCTAACCTCATCCTACTCAAGTGAGTCCTCATATGAGCCCCCCCGTAGACGTGCTAGAAGGTCTGCAGTGGCCAGCGCCAGTGACCCCAGCGCCAGTGACCCCAGCGCCAGTGACCCCAGCACCAGAGACCCCAGCACCAGAGACCCCAGCACCAGGGACCCCAGCACCAGTGACCCCAGCTGGATTCCTGTAAGCTCCTATGAACCCCAGATTCCAGCATTTACGGCCAGCCCTGGCATTCAAATACCTACTGTCGGGTTCCAAGAAATTAATTTCTTTACCCTCTTTTTTAGTGAGGAATTGGTGGCCAGCATGGTGGAACAGACTAATCTATATGCTGGCCAATTTATTGAAACCCATCCCAATTCTTACTATGCCAGGCCCCAAATATGGACCCCCACCAACCCCtgtgaattaaaaaaattttggggCATCTTACTAAGCATGGGCCTTGTCAAAAAACCCACAATTAGGTCATACTGGGTGAGCGACATCCTATATGCCACCCCAATGTATGCAACCATCATGTCCAGGACACGGTTCGAAGTGTTgttaaaatttttacattttaacaACAATTCCCTGTGTCCTCCTGCTGGCAGTGCTGATTACGACCGACTTTACAAACTGCGCCCTGTTGTCTCCCACCTGAACCAAAGATTCAGTCAGTTGTTCACACCTGACAAAGAATTGTCCATCGATGAATCTTTGGTTCATTTTAAAGGCAGATTACATTTCAAACAGTACTTGCCCAGCAAAAGGGCCAGATATGGGGTGAAGCTGTACAAGCTGTGCGATAGTGGCACAGGCTATACACAGAAATTTAGAATCTATGAGGGCAGAGATTCTATAATTAACCCCCCTGAGTGTCCTCCTACCCTCACCCTCACTGGAAAGATTGTGTGGGAGCTGCTCCATCCATTCCTGGACAAAGGTTACCATTTGTACCTGGACAATTTTTACACCAGTGTGGCATTATTTAATTGCCTATTGTCCAGGGGCACTGTGGCCTGCGGTACAATCAGGCGGAACCAAAAGCAGTTGCCCAAAACCTTTGTGGAGCAtccagtaaggaagggggagagtCGGGCAGTGTGCTCCAACAACTTGTTGCTCATCAAATACAAAGACAAGCGGGATGTCTTTGTACTTTCCAGCATACATCCGGACAGATCCAGCCCCGTTGCAGTCCGTGGATCCACAGTACCTGCCATCAAACCTGTGGCTATCCAGGACTATAACAAGTATATGGGCGGGGTGGATCTGTCTGACCAGGTTCTGCAACCTTACAACGCCCTCCGGAAATCAAGGGCGTGGTATAAAAAGATTGTTCTGCACCTGATACAGACTGCCCTATATAATTCTTTTGTGTTGTACAAAAAAGCTGGCCATGGAGGGAGATATCTcgaattccaggaagcagtcaTTAAGTCCCTTCTATTTGTGCAACACGATGGGGCGGGCAGCAGCAGTGGCCCACCAACTGCAGTGTGCCGCATTGTCCCTGGGCAGCATTTTCCAGCAGAAATTCCCCCTACAGAGAGAAAACTCAGACCTCAAAAAAGGTGTAGGGTATGCTTTAAGCGAGGGATCCGAAAGGATACATTTTACTGTTGTGAGACCTGCCCTGGCAACCCAGGATTATGTATCAAAGATTGTTTTAAAATTTACCACACATCTGTAGATTTTTCCTAA